The Micromonospora sp. NBC_01740 genome includes a window with the following:
- the purN gene encoding phosphoribosylglycinamide formyltransferase: MTEPAPVARIVVLVSGSGSNLQALLDASVDPAYGARVVAVGADRDGIAGLDRAAAAGVPTFVERVADHPGREDWDAALTARVAEHRPDLVVSAGFLKLVGPRFLAAFGDRYLNTHNTLLPAFPGIHGPRDALAYGVKVTGATLFFVDAGMDTGPIVAQVAVPVHDGDDVETLTERIKEAERHQLVEQVGRLVREGWTITGRKVTVP, translated from the coding sequence GAGCCCGCGCCCGTCGCCCGCATCGTCGTCCTCGTCTCCGGCTCCGGGAGCAACCTCCAGGCCCTGCTCGATGCGAGCGTCGATCCGGCGTACGGGGCCCGGGTGGTGGCCGTCGGCGCCGACCGCGACGGCATCGCGGGTCTGGACCGGGCCGCCGCGGCAGGTGTGCCGACCTTCGTCGAGCGGGTCGCCGACCACCCTGGCCGCGAGGACTGGGACGCCGCGCTGACCGCCCGCGTCGCCGAGCACCGGCCCGACCTGGTCGTCTCCGCGGGTTTCCTCAAGCTGGTCGGCCCGCGCTTCCTGGCCGCCTTCGGCGACCGCTACCTGAACACGCACAACACGCTGCTGCCGGCGTTCCCCGGCATCCACGGCCCGCGTGACGCCCTCGCCTACGGCGTGAAGGTCACCGGGGCGACGCTCTTCTTCGTCGACGCCGGCATGGACACCGGCCCGATCGTCGCGCAGGTCGCCGTGCCGGTGCACGACGGCGACGACGTCGAGACGCTCACCGAGCGCATCAAGGAAGCCGAGCGGCACCAGCTCGTCGAGCAGGTGGGCCGCCTGGTCCGCGAAGGTTGGACGATCACCGGAAGAAAGGTCACGGTCCCGTGA